The genomic window CGCTCTGACTTTAACGTTCAAGCACGTCTGCTCGTTCATGCATCTAATAAAAGAGCCAAATACTTCCAACTTGAAGTCTTCGATACTCCAGCGCAGGCGTTTATTTATGAGTGTGCTGGCTTCCATGCATGGCAAGAATATCTGTATAACCGGATTCACCCTGATTCCCCAAATGGGGTTAACATGGTTTGCCCATTTTGCCTGAAAAACTTTGAAGATAGTCGATTGGCTCGCTTTGTTTATGTTAATGGTTTCTAAGAGCAACGAAATGAAGACATACACAAAGGCAGTAAGTGGCATTGTTGGAAAAGTCTTAGTGCACAACTAATTTTGTTTACTAAAAACCACACTCAACACAGTTAAACAACTTTCAGTGAAAGACAACACAAAAATAGCCTAAACTCCACTCTTGCACCTTCTTTAAGGAGAAAAAAGTATGACATCTACATTTCCAATTATCAATGAATCAATCGATGAATTAACTGATCTCGTTGATCCTGGAGCTGCCCTAATCAGCCTTCGTGACAACGGTTTGGATCTTCCCACTGCTATCGGTGAAGCAGTTGACAATAGCCAACAAGCCGGAGCCACCTTGATCCAAATCAATCTACATGAGGTCACTCAGGGCAAAAGCAGAAAAATAAGCCGTGTCGTGATTGCTGATAATGGAATTGGTATTCCTGGTAATTATCTACCTAAGTGTTTGAAGTTTGGTTGGTCTCCACGATTTAATGACAGAAGCGGATTAGGACGTTTCGGTGTTGGCATGGACATGGCTGCACTCTCTCAAGCCAAACGATTGGAAGTTTATAGTAAGCCTATTGGCAGCGAAAATATCTTTTCTGCCTATTGGGATCTTGAAGAAATTGATAATAACCCCAACTTCAAAATCCCTTGTCGTCCGCTCAAAAAACTGCCAAAATCCCTTGTCCCTTGGATTCAGTATGAAGATGGCAGCAGCTTTGAGTCATACACTATCGTTGTCTGGGACAAAGTAGACCGTATTTCTGGTGGCGGTCGCTATGGGAACTCTTTAGAAGACGAGTACTCATCTGTGCGGAAGTTTCTGGCACGTGCTTATCGGAAGTTTATCGATAATGGTATGAGGATTAAGTTTCAAGGTGATGAGATTCACCCATATGATCCGCTCTTCCTCATCAGCAATCCTCACATCTTTGCTCATTATGAAAAGGAACTCAAAAGCGGTGAGTTAACTGAGAATTATCTCACAGGAATTGAGATTGAAAAGGAGGAAATCAGTATTAATGGTGAAAAAGTTGAAATCAAAGTTTATATAGTCCCACGAGTTTTACGTTGGAAGGAAGGCGATGGTGGTGAAAGGGATAAGTTTAATCGTGACATCACCAAAATAGCTCAGATTAAGGAATCACAGGGATGTATTAGCCTATTGCGTAATGGTCGAGAAATTCATTATGATATCATTCCGCGCTTGTTGCCAACCCGTGTTGAAGATTTAGATAGGTATATTGGGATTGAAGTGTCATTCCCTGCAACTCTTGACGAATATTTCCGGGTACGCAACGTTAAAAAAGGTGCTGTACCTGTTAACAAGCTACGAGAGCAAATCAAA from Nostoc sp. UHCC 0926 includes these protein-coding regions:
- a CDS encoding GIY-YIG nuclease family protein; this encodes MPAVSRLIRLTPWAIRALIPQGVIGVYTLFNNNKPVYVGRSDFNVQARLLVHASNKRAKYFQLEVFDTPAQAFIYECAGFHAWQEYLYNRIHPDSPNGVNMVCPFCLKNFEDSRLARFVYVNGF
- a CDS encoding ATP-binding protein — protein: MTSTFPIINESIDELTDLVDPGAALISLRDNGLDLPTAIGEAVDNSQQAGATLIQINLHEVTQGKSRKISRVVIADNGIGIPGNYLPKCLKFGWSPRFNDRSGLGRFGVGMDMAALSQAKRLEVYSKPIGSENIFSAYWDLEEIDNNPNFKIPCRPLKKLPKSLVPWIQYEDGSSFESYTIVVWDKVDRISGGGRYGNSLEDEYSSVRKFLARAYRKFIDNGMRIKFQGDEIHPYDPLFLISNPHIFAHYEKELKSGELTENYLTGIEIEKEEISINGEKVEIKVYIVPRVLRWKEGDGGERDKFNRDITKIAQIKESQGCISLLRNGREIHYDIIPRLLPTRVEDLDRYIGIEVSFPATLDEYFRVRNVKKGAVPVNKLREQIKTWLDKPVRKARKDIRDNWAEVKMQTQTSSTSHNYTEAEEIARFVQTTLPLGLAGATLTNADEDRLVLELIEDLQLTEENNSKEVEMLRERVSENPITIEDVPWPGKELLDIEHLNNKAILKFNSRHLFMKEVVLPLKAWTKQPNAGEVDNLLRLISRLDAAIDFIFMAYAKAESMHRDPETQYGDLRRHWGHFIHAFLREFLNHEE